A DNA window from Actinomadura coerulea contains the following coding sequences:
- a CDS encoding DHA2 family efflux MFS transporter permease subunit — translation MAQRTSGRLLGLTATASLMVALDATVVTTALARIRLDLSATMEQLEWTVNAYGLGFAVLLMTGAALGDRFGRRRMFVGGLGLFTLASAACAAAPGIGWLIAARAVQGCGSALVMPLAMALLSNGFPPERRARALGVFAGVTGLAVVAGPVVGGIVTEGLAWQWIFWLNVPIGLAVIPLVLRYVPESRGGGASFDLGGVLLVTGGALGLVWGLVRADGSGWDAFEVDGALAAGALLFAAFVAWELRVREPMVPMRLLRSRGFAAGNAAGLLMYAALYGSLFFMAQFLQTVLGAGPMTAGLQLVPWTATVTVIAPAAGALVNRVGARPLTAAGLALQGVGMVWIGLVAGPSTSYPELVAPMVVAGAGVSMAMPAAQTAVINSVAAREIGKASGVFNALRQLAAVLGVAVAAAVFTARGGYGTAETFSGGFGPALVLTGALSLAGAVAGLFLPGPDRTARTSPAPPVPRRAPEPSR, via the coding sequence ATGGCGCAGAGGACAAGCGGCAGGCTGCTCGGCCTGACCGCGACGGCGTCGCTGATGGTGGCGCTGGACGCGACGGTGGTGACGACCGCGCTGGCCAGGATCCGGCTGGACCTGTCCGCCACGATGGAACAGCTCGAATGGACCGTGAACGCCTACGGCCTCGGCTTCGCCGTCCTGCTGATGACCGGCGCCGCGCTCGGCGACCGCTTCGGGCGCAGGCGGATGTTCGTGGGCGGGCTCGGCCTGTTCACATTGGCCTCGGCGGCCTGCGCGGCGGCGCCCGGCATCGGCTGGCTGATCGCCGCCCGCGCCGTCCAGGGGTGCGGGTCCGCGCTGGTGATGCCGTTGGCGATGGCGCTGCTGAGCAACGGGTTCCCGCCCGAGCGGCGCGCCCGGGCCCTCGGCGTCTTCGCCGGGGTCACCGGCCTGGCGGTGGTGGCCGGGCCGGTGGTGGGCGGGATCGTCACCGAGGGGCTGGCCTGGCAGTGGATCTTCTGGCTCAACGTGCCGATCGGGCTGGCGGTCATCCCGCTGGTGCTCCGGTACGTCCCGGAGAGCCGCGGCGGCGGGGCCTCCTTCGACCTCGGCGGCGTCCTGCTGGTGACGGGCGGCGCGCTCGGGCTGGTCTGGGGCCTGGTCCGCGCGGACGGCTCGGGCTGGGACGCCTTCGAGGTGGACGGCGCGCTCGCGGCCGGGGCCCTGCTCTTCGCGGCCTTCGTCGCGTGGGAGCTGCGGGTGCGGGAGCCGATGGTGCCGATGCGGCTGCTGCGCTCGCGCGGCTTCGCCGCGGGGAACGCCGCCGGGCTCCTGATGTACGCGGCGCTGTACGGCTCGCTGTTCTTCATGGCCCAGTTCCTCCAGACCGTCCTTGGGGCCGGGCCGATGACCGCCGGGCTCCAGCTCGTTCCGTGGACGGCGACCGTGACCGTGATCGCGCCCGCGGCGGGGGCGCTGGTGAACCGGGTCGGGGCCCGTCCCCTCACCGCCGCCGGGCTGGCCCTCCAAGGCGTCGGGATGGTGTGGATCGGCCTCGTCGCCGGGCCCTCGACCTCCTATCCGGAGCTGGTCGCGCCGATGGTCGTCGCGGGGGCCGGGGTCAGCATGGCGATGCCCGCCGCGCAGACCGCGGTCATCAACTCCGTCGCGGCGCGGGAGATCGGCAAGGCGTCCGGCGTCTTCAACGCCCTGCGGCAGCTCGCCGCGGTGCTGGGCGTGGCGGTCGCCGCCGCGGTCTTCACGGCCCGGGGCGGCTACGGGACCGCGGAGACCTTCTCCGGCGGCTTCGGGCCCGCCCTCGTCCTCACGGGCGCGCTGTCGCTGGCCGGTGCGGTCGCCGGGCTGTTCCTGCCCGGACCCGACCGGACGGCCCGGACGTCCCCGGCGCCGCCGGTTCCGCGCCGCGCGCCCGAGCCGAGCCGCTGA
- a CDS encoding ABC1 kinase family protein: MASSATIIAFLIGTAINTWVMAYGARSLLDARFPLVRTLVAGAVGQAVASPIISALIGDLRADREPAALTWLACLGFACALLVSMTILVLWEAFVPTGTVPSPLHWYGGVRSRIARTRRYRRISFIFLRHGLGPYLRGRARPSARTARSFAHALEQGGVVFVKLGQVLSTRRDVLPPEFVQELGRLQDCATPVPWPQIERVLHEELGDTRDVFAAFDRTPLAAASIAQVHRATLRSGEEVVVKIQRPGVGAVVERDLDIVGRLARTLHERAGWARSFGVVDLADGFATALREELDFRVEARNMASVAATARNGDVVVPRPHDGLCTSRVLVMQRLDGVALGKAGPRVDSAGLDRTALARTLLDTVLRQIVVDGVFHADPHPGNILLLDDGRLGLIDFGSVGRLDTELRGCLQRMLIALNRGDAVAVTDAFLEVVARPDELDEQALARALGAFMTRHLGPGTNPDMAMFTDLFRLVARFELAVPAEIAAVFRALATLEGGLSELAPGFAIVTEAHTFGESYLRERLQPASLREAANDELLNLLPMLRRLPRRLDRITAAAEAGRLGLNVRLFADESDRRTVTGLLQQVLLTILASTAGVMAVMLLGLRDGPAMTRDVTLFQFFGYCGLVICSVLSLRVLTVIFRR, encoded by the coding sequence ATGGCAAGTTCAGCGACGATCATCGCGTTCCTCATCGGAACGGCGATCAACACCTGGGTCATGGCGTACGGGGCGCGGAGCCTGCTCGACGCCCGGTTCCCCCTGGTCCGGACGCTCGTGGCGGGCGCGGTCGGGCAGGCGGTCGCGAGCCCGATCATCAGCGCGCTGATCGGCGACCTGCGCGCGGACCGGGAGCCCGCGGCGCTGACGTGGCTCGCCTGCCTCGGCTTCGCGTGCGCCCTGCTCGTCTCGATGACGATCCTGGTGCTGTGGGAGGCGTTCGTCCCGACCGGGACGGTGCCCTCGCCGCTCCACTGGTACGGCGGCGTGCGGTCGCGGATCGCGCGCACCCGCCGCTACCGGCGCATCTCGTTCATCTTCCTGCGCCACGGCCTCGGCCCCTACCTGCGCGGACGCGCCCGCCCGAGCGCCCGCACCGCGCGCTCGTTCGCGCACGCCCTCGAACAGGGCGGCGTCGTGTTCGTCAAGCTCGGCCAGGTCCTGTCGACGCGGCGGGACGTCCTGCCGCCGGAGTTCGTCCAGGAACTGGGGCGGCTGCAGGACTGCGCCACCCCCGTCCCGTGGCCGCAGATCGAACGCGTCCTCCACGAGGAGCTCGGCGACACGCGCGACGTCTTCGCCGCGTTCGACCGGACCCCGCTCGCCGCCGCGTCCATCGCGCAGGTGCACCGGGCCACGCTCCGGTCCGGCGAGGAGGTCGTCGTCAAGATCCAGCGGCCGGGCGTCGGCGCGGTGGTCGAACGCGACCTCGACATCGTCGGCCGCCTCGCCCGGACGCTGCACGAGCGCGCCGGATGGGCCAGGTCGTTCGGCGTCGTCGACCTCGCCGACGGCTTCGCGACCGCGCTGCGCGAGGAACTCGACTTCCGCGTCGAGGCCCGCAACATGGCCTCGGTCGCGGCCACCGCCCGCAACGGCGACGTCGTCGTCCCCCGCCCCCACGACGGCCTCTGCACGAGCCGCGTCCTCGTCATGCAGCGCCTGGACGGCGTCGCGCTCGGCAAGGCCGGCCCGCGAGTGGACTCCGCCGGGCTGGACCGGACCGCCCTCGCGCGCACCCTCCTCGACACGGTGCTGCGCCAGATCGTCGTGGACGGCGTCTTCCACGCCGACCCGCACCCCGGCAACATCCTGCTGCTCGACGACGGCCGCCTCGGCCTGATCGACTTCGGCTCGGTGGGACGGCTCGACACCGAGCTGCGCGGCTGCCTCCAGCGCATGCTCATCGCCCTGAACCGCGGCGACGCGGTCGCGGTCACGGACGCGTTCCTGGAGGTCGTCGCCCGCCCGGACGAGCTGGACGAGCAGGCCCTCGCCCGCGCGCTCGGCGCCTTCATGACCCGCCACCTCGGGCCGGGGACCAACCCGGACATGGCCATGTTCACCGACTTGTTCCGGCTGGTCGCACGGTTCGAACTCGCGGTCCCCGCCGAGATCGCGGCGGTCTTCCGGGCGCTCGCGACGCTGGAGGGCGGCCTGAGCGAGCTCGCGCCCGGGTTCGCGATCGTCACCGAGGCCCACACGTTCGGCGAGTCCTACCTGCGGGAACGGCTCCAGCCCGCCTCCCTGCGCGAGGCCGCGAACGACGAGCTGCTCAACCTGCTGCCGATGCTGCGCCGCCTCCCCCGCCGCCTGGACCGCATCACCGCGGCGGCGGAGGCGGGCCGCCTGGGGCTGAACGTCCGCCTGTTCGCCGACGAGTCCGACCGCCGCACGGTCACCGGCCTCCTCCAGCAGGTCCTGCTCACCATCCTCGCGTCGACCGCCGGGGTGATGGCGGTGATGCTGCTGGGCCTGCGGGACGGCCCCGCGATGACCCGGGACGTGACCCTCTTCCAGTTCTTCGGCTACTGCGGCCTGGTCATCTGCTCGGTGCTCTCCCTCCGCGTCCTGACGGTCATCTTCCGCCGCTGA
- a CDS encoding FAD-dependent oxidoreductase — protein MAPVILVVDHDAGSRHVLLADLTRRLGEAFTVKSAESPEEACDALREMARAKEPVALLMVDDACADVLPPAHELYPNAKRVLMVDRDYTSTSPAVQAIALGYADYHLVRPWTNDETMHRAVSEFLSSWTEEQEPVFELFRVVAEMDDPRVLRLRDVMARFNLPFVVHPPGEETGRRLLREAGVDASRLPVVIRYDGRAYVDPQVPDLACAIGVSVENDLEDCDLAIVGAGSAGLTAAVYAASEGLDTVLLERAFSGGQAGTSPMIRNYPGFPHGIAGGYLMERTCEQAWLMGAHIVFAQQVVGLEARGDRRVVRMADGSEVSARAVLISTGVDWRRLGVPGLESLVGSGVFYGMAVGESRAMRGQDVFIVGAGNSACQGALHLAKHARAVTLVVRGDSLARSASTYLVRAIESTPNIAVRLRTEVVGCGGGGRLRSLTLAGRAAGATERVPAAALFIMIGGEPHTRWLPDGIAGDEHGYLLTGRELYDRVPPRWPLDRDPMPLETSMPGVFAAGDVRKDSIKRVASAVGEGATAVRSVHEYLSLARSPRVHPAAVFPC, from the coding sequence ATGGCACCGGTCATACTCGTGGTCGACCACGACGCGGGTTCGCGGCATGTACTGCTCGCCGACCTCACGCGAAGGCTGGGCGAGGCGTTCACCGTGAAAAGCGCCGAATCGCCTGAGGAAGCGTGCGACGCGCTGAGGGAAATGGCGCGGGCCAAGGAACCCGTCGCACTGCTGATGGTGGACGACGCCTGCGCCGACGTCCTTCCTCCGGCGCATGAGCTCTATCCCAATGCCAAGCGCGTGCTGATGGTGGACCGCGACTACACCTCGACCAGTCCGGCCGTCCAGGCGATCGCGCTCGGGTACGCCGACTACCACCTCGTCCGGCCGTGGACGAACGACGAGACGATGCACCGGGCGGTGAGCGAGTTCCTGTCCTCGTGGACGGAGGAGCAGGAACCGGTGTTCGAACTGTTCCGCGTCGTCGCCGAGATGGACGACCCGCGAGTGCTGCGGCTGCGCGATGTGATGGCGCGCTTCAACCTGCCGTTCGTGGTTCATCCGCCCGGCGAGGAGACCGGGCGGCGGCTGCTGCGCGAGGCGGGAGTCGACGCGTCGCGGCTGCCGGTGGTGATCCGCTACGACGGCCGGGCCTACGTGGACCCGCAGGTCCCCGACCTCGCGTGCGCGATCGGCGTCAGCGTCGAGAACGATCTGGAGGACTGCGACCTCGCCATCGTCGGCGCCGGGTCGGCCGGGCTCACCGCGGCCGTGTACGCGGCGTCCGAGGGGCTCGACACCGTGCTGCTGGAACGGGCGTTCTCGGGCGGGCAGGCCGGGACGAGCCCGATGATCAGGAACTATCCGGGGTTCCCCCACGGCATCGCCGGCGGCTACCTGATGGAGCGGACCTGCGAGCAGGCGTGGCTGATGGGCGCGCACATCGTCTTCGCCCAGCAGGTGGTCGGCCTGGAGGCCCGCGGCGACCGGCGGGTGGTCCGGATGGCGGACGGCTCCGAGGTCAGCGCCCGCGCGGTGCTGATCTCGACGGGCGTCGACTGGCGGCGGCTCGGCGTCCCCGGGCTGGAGTCCCTCGTCGGCTCCGGCGTGTTCTACGGCATGGCCGTGGGCGAGAGCCGCGCGATGCGGGGCCAGGACGTCTTCATCGTCGGCGCCGGGAACTCGGCGTGCCAGGGCGCGCTGCACCTGGCCAAGCACGCGCGCGCGGTCACGCTGGTCGTCCGGGGCGACAGCCTGGCGAGGTCGGCATCGACCTATCTGGTGCGCGCCATCGAGTCGACGCCGAACATCGCCGTCCGGCTGCGGACCGAGGTGGTCGGATGCGGCGGCGGCGGGCGCCTGCGGTCCCTGACGCTCGCCGGCCGGGCGGCGGGCGCCACCGAACGCGTCCCGGCCGCCGCGCTCTTCATCATGATCGGCGGCGAGCCGCACACGCGGTGGCTCCCGGACGGCATCGCCGGCGACGAGCACGGCTACCTGCTCACCGGCCGCGAGCTCTACGACCGGGTTCCGCCCCGCTGGCCCCTCGACCGCGACCCGATGCCGCTGGAGACGAGCATGCCCGGCGTCTTCGCCGCGGGAGACGTGCGCAAGGACTCGATCAAGCGGGTCGCCTCGGCGGTCGGCGAGGGCGCGACGGCCGTCCGCTCCGTGCACGAGTACCTGTCCCTTGCGCGGTCGCCTCGCGTTCATCCGGCGGCCGTTTTCCCTTGCTAG
- a CDS encoding XRE family transcriptional regulator yields the protein MLFDCERLTLARRLRGLRKNQLAQAVGTTPKAIGRYEAGVQRPEEPTVRRLAIALGVPVEFFQSGRSPVSMDGAHFRSLRSTTQIERDQALAYGRIATDVVAVLERLVDLPEVDLPEYPVSPEEIAGPGPAEAARLTRKALVERAGPVPHVVRLLESHGVIVLVLPRAAERVDAFSVGVHPRPMVFFNPAKGDYWRNRFDAAHELGHLVMHADAEPGEKIVEDQAHRFAAEFLMPEADIAGELPARPDWERLGRLKASWGVSMAALLYRARTLGIMTEPVYRDAMSALSSRGWRRQEPGPARPLEQPTMLTRALEVVEGAGTDRDRIAGEARVTRADLDLLVPRR from the coding sequence GTGCTGTTCGACTGCGAGCGGCTGACGCTCGCCCGGCGGCTCAGGGGCCTGCGCAAGAACCAGCTCGCGCAGGCCGTGGGGACGACGCCGAAGGCGATCGGTCGGTACGAGGCGGGCGTGCAGAGGCCCGAGGAGCCGACGGTGCGGCGGCTGGCGATCGCGCTGGGCGTGCCCGTCGAGTTCTTCCAGAGCGGCCGCAGCCCGGTCTCCATGGACGGCGCCCATTTCCGGTCGCTCCGGTCGACGACGCAGATCGAGCGTGACCAGGCGCTCGCCTACGGGCGGATCGCCACCGACGTCGTCGCCGTCCTCGAAAGACTCGTCGACCTTCCCGAGGTCGACCTCCCCGAGTACCCCGTCTCGCCGGAGGAGATCGCCGGCCCCGGGCCCGCCGAGGCGGCCAGGCTGACCAGGAAGGCGCTGGTCGAGCGGGCCGGGCCGGTGCCGCACGTGGTCCGGCTGCTGGAGTCCCACGGAGTGATCGTCCTGGTGCTGCCGCGGGCGGCCGAGCGCGTGGACGCGTTCAGCGTCGGCGTCCACCCGAGGCCGATGGTGTTCTTCAACCCGGCCAAGGGCGACTACTGGCGCAACCGGTTCGACGCGGCCCACGAGCTGGGGCACCTGGTCATGCACGCCGACGCCGAGCCCGGCGAGAAGATCGTCGAGGACCAGGCGCACCGGTTCGCGGCGGAGTTCCTCATGCCGGAGGCCGACATCGCCGGTGAGCTGCCCGCGCGCCCCGACTGGGAGCGGCTGGGGCGGCTGAAGGCGTCCTGGGGCGTCAGCATGGCGGCGCTGCTCTACCGGGCCCGCACGCTCGGGATCATGACGGAGCCGGTGTACCGCGACGCGATGAGCGCGCTGAGCTCGCGCGGCTGGCGGCGCCAGGAGCCGGGCCCGGCCCGTCCGCTGGAGCAGCCGACGATGCTGACCCGCGCGCTGGAGGTCGTGGAGGGCGCGGGCACGGATCGTGACCGGATCGCGGGGGAGGCCCGGGTCACCCGCGCCGATCTGGACCTGCTCGTCCCGCGGCGGTGA
- a CDS encoding sulfotransferase family protein gives MTNGRDSVGTVEDLHASASKITGSDDFGGEEYLDGLKVLLESLAGEAGLTPLGNRAQRAMLRGALVARQFSETAWRRHPEHAAAAVERPIFVTGLPRTGTTALHRLLTADPAHQGLDLWLAEVPRPRPPRETWAGDPVFQAIDAGYRRHHVENPEFMGVHYISADSVEECWQLLRQSMMSISFECLAHLPGYSSWLAGRDWTDAYRRHRRNLQLIGLNDPGRRWVLKNPSHLFALDALLEVYPDALIVQTHRTPRTAMASMCSLAAHATAGWSDVFTGAVIGRDQLDLWSRGLDLFRAERGRHDPARFADVHYDDFVRDPIGTVESVYARFGLPFTGDARAAMTRLHGESSTGAAKPAHRYSLADFGLTPEQVDERFADYAAGLR, from the coding sequence ATGACGAACGGTCGCGACAGCGTGGGGACCGTCGAGGACCTGCACGCCTCGGCCAGCAAGATCACCGGCTCGGACGACTTCGGCGGCGAGGAGTACCTCGACGGCCTGAAGGTGCTGCTGGAGTCGCTGGCCGGGGAGGCCGGCCTCACCCCGCTCGGCAACAGGGCGCAGCGCGCGATGCTGCGCGGCGCCCTGGTCGCCCGGCAGTTCTCCGAGACGGCCTGGCGGCGGCACCCCGAGCACGCCGCCGCCGCCGTCGAGCGGCCGATCTTCGTGACCGGCCTGCCCCGCACCGGGACCACGGCCCTGCACCGGCTGCTCACCGCCGACCCCGCGCACCAGGGGCTCGACCTGTGGCTGGCCGAGGTGCCGCGGCCGCGCCCGCCGCGCGAGACCTGGGCCGGCGACCCGGTCTTCCAGGCGATCGACGCCGGATACCGGCGGCACCACGTGGAGAACCCCGAGTTCATGGGCGTCCACTACATCTCGGCGGACTCGGTCGAGGAGTGCTGGCAGCTGCTCCGCCAGAGCATGATGTCGATCTCCTTCGAGTGCCTGGCGCACCTGCCGGGCTACTCGTCCTGGCTCGCCGGGCGGGACTGGACGGACGCCTACCGCAGGCACCGGCGCAACCTCCAGCTCATCGGCCTGAACGATCCCGGACGGCGCTGGGTCCTGAAGAACCCCAGCCACCTGTTCGCGCTGGACGCGCTGCTGGAGGTCTACCCCGACGCGCTGATCGTCCAGACGCACCGCACGCCGCGCACCGCGATGGCGTCGATGTGCAGCCTCGCCGCGCACGCCACCGCGGGATGGTCGGACGTGTTCACCGGCGCCGTGATCGGCCGCGACCAGCTCGACCTGTGGAGCCGGGGCCTCGACCTGTTCCGCGCCGAACGCGGGCGGCACGATCCCGCGCGGTTCGCGGACGTCCACTACGACGACTTCGTCCGCGACCCGATCGGCACGGTCGAGTCCGTCTACGCGCGGTTCGGGCTGCCGTTCACCGGCGACGCCCGCGCCGCCATGACGAGGCTGCACGGCGAGAGCTCCACCGGCGCCGCGAAACCCGCCCACCGGTACTCGCTCGCGGACTTCGGCCTCACCCCGGAGCAGGTCGACGAGCGCTTCGCCGACTACGCCGCCGGACTCCGGTGA
- a CDS encoding nuclear transport factor 2 family protein, with product MDLVALEEIRRLKYRYLRCVDLKLWDEFAEVFTEDAVAEYDTPVLGETLRLEGRDAIVGYMRSNLGPDKISAHTAGCPEIDFDGDRATGVWSLDDTIILPGDRLLIRGAAFYHDVYRRTGDGWRVEKTGHRRTYEYMVSLDDAPSLKFTTSH from the coding sequence ATGGATCTGGTTGCGCTGGAAGAGATTCGGCGGCTCAAGTACCGGTACCTGCGGTGCGTCGACCTGAAGCTGTGGGACGAGTTCGCCGAGGTGTTCACCGAGGACGCGGTGGCGGAGTACGACACCCCGGTGCTCGGCGAGACGCTCAGGCTGGAGGGGCGGGACGCGATCGTCGGGTACATGCGGTCCAACCTCGGGCCGGACAAGATCAGCGCCCACACGGCCGGCTGCCCGGAGATCGACTTCGACGGGGACCGGGCGACCGGGGTCTGGTCGCTGGACGACACGATCATCCTGCCGGGGGACCGGCTGCTCATCCGGGGCGCCGCCTTCTACCACGACGTCTACCGGCGCACCGGGGACGGATGGCGGGTCGAGAAGACCGGGCACCGGCGGACCTACGAGTACATGGTGTCGCTGGACGACGCGCCGAGCCTGAAGTTCACCACCTCCCATTGA
- a CDS encoding helix-turn-helix domain-containing protein — MLDNRLASPTALRMQLGARLRRMREESGLSRAEAGEVIRGSASKMSRLELGRHGFKIRDVLDLLTLYGVEDEDERNGFVQLVREARKPGWWQGYGDIVPSWFEQYLGLEQSAATIRAYEVQYVPGLLQTRDYARAVIGLEHHDAAYDGLERRLSLRMRRQEILHRATGATTLWAVIDEAALRRPIGGPGTMRGQIEHLIAVSEGMANVRLQVLPFAAGGHLALGGPITIVRFAEHDLDDVVYLEQLTGARYPEGQEAVRYQKIMDLLGIRAARPARTTAFLRDLLGEL, encoded by the coding sequence GTGCTTGACAATCGGCTGGCGAGTCCCACCGCGTTGCGCATGCAGCTCGGGGCCCGGTTACGGCGGATGCGCGAGGAGAGCGGCCTCAGCCGGGCGGAGGCGGGCGAGGTGATCCGCGGCTCGGCGTCCAAGATGAGCCGGCTGGAGCTCGGACGGCACGGCTTCAAGATTCGCGACGTCCTCGACCTGCTCACCCTCTACGGCGTCGAGGACGAGGACGAGCGGAACGGCTTCGTCCAGCTCGTCCGGGAGGCCAGGAAGCCCGGCTGGTGGCAGGGCTACGGCGATATCGTGCCGAGCTGGTTCGAGCAGTATCTCGGCCTGGAGCAGTCGGCGGCGACGATCCGCGCCTACGAGGTGCAGTACGTCCCCGGCCTTCTGCAAACGCGCGACTACGCGCGCGCCGTCATCGGCCTGGAGCACCATGACGCGGCCTATGACGGCCTCGAACGGCGCCTCTCCCTCCGGATGCGGCGGCAGGAGATCCTGCACCGCGCGACCGGCGCGACCACGCTCTGGGCGGTGATCGACGAGGCGGCGCTGCGGAGGCCGATCGGGGGGCCGGGGACCATGCGCGGCCAGATCGAGCACCTGATCGCGGTGTCGGAGGGCATGGCCAACGTGAGGCTGCAGGTCCTGCCGTTCGCGGCGGGCGGGCACCTGGCGCTCGGCGGCCCGATCACCATCGTGCGGTTCGCCGAGCACGACCTGGACGACGTGGTCTACCTGGAGCAGCTGACCGGCGCCCGCTACCCCGAGGGGCAGGAGGCCGTCCGCTACCAGAAGATCATGGACCTGCTGGGCATCCGCGCGGCCCGCCCCGCCCGCACCACGGCCTTCCTCAGGGACCTGCTCGGCGAGCTCTGA
- a CDS encoding SDR family oxidoreductase: MGAGLLEGKVVVVSGVGPGLGRGLALQCAKAGADVVLAARDEERLAEVAKEVEELGRRTATVPTDIRDAAACERLAAAAREAFGRVDGLVNNAFATPPLTDLTKVDLDAVRAGFETNVLAALRLTRLFVPALEESRGSVVMINSAVLRHSRRTFGAYKMAKAALLAMAQNLATELGPRGIRVNTIAPGYIWAPNLKWYFHHLAEKRGVTAQQVYDENAATTDLRKLPEPDEVADAAVFMLSPLARAVTGQCLDVNSGEWHH; this comes from the coding sequence ATGGGCGCGGGACTGCTGGAAGGCAAGGTCGTCGTCGTCTCCGGCGTGGGCCCGGGGCTCGGCCGGGGGCTCGCGCTCCAGTGCGCGAAGGCCGGGGCCGACGTCGTGCTCGCCGCGCGCGACGAGGAGCGGCTCGCCGAGGTCGCCAAGGAGGTCGAGGAGCTCGGGCGGCGGACCGCGACCGTCCCGACCGACATCCGGGACGCGGCGGCGTGCGAGCGGCTGGCCGCGGCCGCGCGGGAGGCGTTCGGCCGCGTGGACGGCCTGGTCAACAACGCCTTCGCGACCCCGCCGCTGACCGACCTGACGAAGGTCGACCTCGACGCGGTCCGGGCGGGCTTCGAGACCAACGTCCTCGCCGCGCTCCGCCTGACCCGGCTGTTCGTCCCGGCGCTGGAGGAGTCGCGCGGCTCCGTCGTCATGATCAACTCGGCGGTGCTGCGGCACTCCCGGCGGACGTTCGGCGCCTACAAGATGGCCAAGGCGGCGCTGCTGGCGATGGCGCAGAACCTGGCCACCGAGCTCGGGCCGCGCGGGATCCGCGTCAACACGATCGCGCCCGGCTACATCTGGGCGCCCAACCTCAAGTGGTACTTCCACCACCTCGCGGAGAAGCGCGGCGTGACGGCGCAGCAGGTCTACGACGAGAACGCCGCGACGACGGACCTGCGGAAGCTGCCCGAGCCCGACGAGGTCGCCGACGCCGCCGTGTTCATGCTGTCGCCGCTGGCCCGCGCCGTCACCGGGCAGTGCCTGGACGTCAACTCCGGCGAGTGGCACCACTAG
- a CDS encoding glutamate ABC transporter substrate-binding protein, which yields MRAILVLLGLALALVGCATARASIHSRDVIVVGVKADQPGLGLRKNGVFQGFEVDVGGYIARSLGASRVTFREVRSDDRELLLNRHAVDLVLASYSITPDRAGLVGFGGPYYVAHQDVMVRRGETRVQSVRDLAGRKMCQASGSVSTERVVVGLSIPARLVPASSYSDCVAKLRSGAVDAISTGDLVLAGFAAPDLRIVNTPFTDERYGVGMRRDDADACEAVNRAITTMYQDGTAGRLLDKWFGKSGLTLVREVPEFEGCS from the coding sequence GTGCGCGCCATTCTCGTACTTTTGGGCCTCGCGCTCGCGCTCGTGGGATGCGCGACCGCCAGAGCATCGATCCACAGCCGGGACGTCATCGTGGTCGGGGTCAAGGCGGACCAGCCCGGGCTCGGGCTGAGGAAGAACGGGGTGTTCCAGGGGTTCGAGGTCGACGTGGGCGGCTACATCGCCCGCAGCCTCGGGGCGTCCCGCGTGACGTTCCGCGAGGTCAGGTCCGACGACCGGGAGCTGCTGCTGAACCGGCACGCCGTCGACCTGGTGCTCGCGTCCTACTCGATCACACCGGACCGGGCCGGGCTCGTCGGCTTCGGCGGGCCCTACTACGTCGCCCACCAGGACGTCATGGTGCGGCGAGGCGAGACCCGCGTCCAGAGCGTGCGCGATCTGGCCGGGCGGAAGATGTGCCAGGCCAGCGGGTCGGTCTCGACCGAGCGGGTGGTGGTCGGGCTGAGCATCCCCGCGAGGCTCGTCCCGGCCTCGTCCTACAGCGACTGCGTGGCGAAGCTGCGGTCCGGGGCCGTGGACGCCATCTCCACCGGCGACCTCGTGCTCGCCGGATTCGCCGCCCCGGACCTGAGGATCGTCAACACGCCCTTCACCGACGAGCGGTACGGGGTCGGGATGCGCAGGGACGACGCGGACGCCTGCGAGGCGGTGAACCGGGCCATCACGACGATGTACCAGGACGGGACGGCGGGCCGCCTGCTGGACAAGTGGTTCGGCAAGAGCGGGCTCACGCTCGTCCGCGAGGTCCCCGAGTTCGAGGGCTGCTCGTAA